The genome window AGACACGATTCCAAGTCTTCCTGACTACTTGGCAGGGACGACATTCAATCGATCCCTGGCTTGCAGTTGACCCGTCGCAAGTTTCAATGTCGCTAATGAGAAAGGACGACAACCACAAAAAACGAAACATTCAAACACGCAAATATGATTCGCTTATCTCTGACAATCATGTGAcagatggtacatgtatgtatgtgtgtatgtcattttgggaaaaaaaatattctgaaCTACCAAAagtttgggaaaaaaaatattctgaaCTACCAAAATATCTGTTTCACTTCAACTAATGTAGCTACATGTAGTGCTATACTAGTCATACTTCCCAAGATCAGTATTGCTGCTTTTTGTCTCTATAATCAAATGCTTATTATCATGTAATTTCAATTTGCTTATTCACTTGATGTGGTAATGTGTCTGTCAAACTATTGTAGACTTCAgatttacaaaatgaaactaCCATGACAATTCACAGTTACATAATTCTGATGCTATTCTTGTGTCAACGTGCGTCATTGATTAAAAGTTCAGGATTATCTGTGGCAAGCTGGGCGGTCTTCGTGCAATGACCTGAAAGTTGCAGACAATGATATAGAGTCGAGAAGGTGACAAAGAGCCAAGTTTTTCATCGTCTGAGAAGCTCCTGACCAGACGACTTATGCCAGCAATCTTTCATCTCCCTTGAGCTTTTCCACTTTCATCCCCCCTCCCACTACCACAGCAAAGCTGCTGCTGTCCCGCTTTCAGATTGACCCTACCCTACCCTTAACATgccaaagaaagagaaggagtcTCTCCATGGAATGAAACAGTGAAACTGCTAATtaacgtgggggggggggggggggtcacttcTAGCGATGATGAATTGAGTTGCCGTGCAAACTGGCGATTCTTATTTCATGGATTCAAACATCCTCCTGTGCTACACCAAACAACATTTGTAAGGCTTGTTATTTTCAGCTAGTGTCCGGTCACTAAAGTTTAAAGtggtgtgtgagagagagagagtgtacGGAATAGATCTCAAGTTGTATCATCTATAAAAGCAGAGGCTATCATGCATAATATTTCTTGAGAGAGATAGAGTTACACGTAGACAGACAGCAGAAAGTCAGTCATCACTGACTGCATGCAAACGAGATTGTAGCATTAAACCGAGCAGAACACGGAAGACAAAACTGAAACATGATTTTACAAGTGTTGTCAAACAGGCATGCTGTCACCTTGGTGAGATTAGATTGCTCAGTCTAGCCATGCAGTGCTGCAGAAGGATATCTCATGAAGTAGAGCAACAATGTAAATGACTCTGTTCGCAGGCATCATACATGTAGCTCCGTGTCATATCCGTGCATTTCTTTTGACAATACTGCAAATGAAGAGAAGATATTATTCTCTTGTGCCGAGAGGGGAGGTGGTAGGCGGGGTATGTGGCTGCAATTTTTGGACAGGTCCCAATACTTATCGGCTGTTTATCGACGTGAGCAAATTTGTCTGGCGCCCAACTCTCCCACAGTCGCCTTTCCGCGCTGCAATCAGGGCCCAAGATTAAAGTTTCAGTGCGGAGAGTTGTTTGCATCTAGGACGGCAgctgtatgtactgtatgtcgAGCTGCCAAGACAGGCAGGCTCTGACAGCACTAGGCCAAATGCAGTCCACGAGCTGCTATTTGTGTGCTCTCTGTACATCATAATGTCAGTTGCATTGAACTGTACtagtcatttgaaaaaaaaatctactgaaaaacaaaaaaaacaaaacatgtactTGAACAACCTCTGTAAACTTCCTGCTGCGgaaaaaggaaaaggatgaatactGTAGTGAAAGATTACTTGTACCCTCCACCACGACTAAGCAGGCTCTTTCCTCTTTTTGTCTCTTGCAGGTTGAGTCAGTGTGCAGTGGGGATTTAGATGAGTGGCAGCAACACAACAGAGGTTGGGATCACTGAGGACTAGAAGGCTGCAGGAGATAGAGGGCGGACGATCCAGTGAGGGACTCTCACCGGAGCTACCAGTGTGGTCTTTTCCTTTGTCCGGAACAGGGGAGACAGCGCCACGTGTCTTGGGGTTAGGGTTTTCAACGGAGCGTGGAGCGACGACGTCGGTCTGATGCGCCAGGTAGCCAACACGGCGGGGAATTGCATGAGTCGGTCTTTGGTCATGGGGCAGAAAGTGTCCGGAGGCATGAAGCAGGTCGCTCGGGAACCGTCCAAAGCCCTGCACCGCGAGCTGACCTACAGCGATGACCTACAGAAGCCCAACCGGCTGGACATGCTCCTTGACATGCCGGCGGCGGACAAGGACACGCAGCAGAAGTACGCGTGGAACGAGGAGGACCGCTCGTTGAACATTTTTGTGAAGGAGGACGACCCACTTACGTTCCACAGACACCCTGTTGCGCAGAGCACAGACTGTATACGAGGGAAAGTTGGTTTCACGCGTGGACTGCACGTGTTGGAAGTCTCATGGAACTCTAGACAGAGGGGTACGCACGCCGTGGTTGGCGTCGCCACAGCGTCGGCACCCCTCCACTGTGTCGGATATCAGTCGCTGGTTGGCAGCAATTCAGAATCGTGGGGCTGGGACTTGGGGCGCAAGAAGCTCTTCCACGACTCCAAGCATAAAACGGGCCACCAGTACCCGCTTGCCGGACACTCGGACGGCTTCACCGTGCCAGACACTTTCCAAATGATTCTCGACATGGACGAGGGCACACTGAGTTTTTCGGCCAACGGCCAGTTTCTGGGCATTGCATTCCGTGGACTTAAAGGGAGAAAACTATTCCCGATCGTTAGCGCTGTGTGGGGACACTGTGAGATCACACTAAGATATGTTGGAGGGCTAGAACGTAAGTATAAGTTTTACTGTATGTTCAGTGCATTCAgtaattttttctttgatacaTTTAGGCGTATAATAATACATCTTATGGTATTTATATACTCCAAACTGAGACAAAAATATGTAGATAAGAAAGCCTTTGGCTGGTTGTGCTAGATCACTCAGAAATGAGGATGAAGAACAGGCGGAAATTGTATccctacaatgtatgtgtcatACTTGCAAGTGTAGAACTGTGACTGGAATATGGGCTGCATACAGGCTTGCCTATCACAGGGTACATGAATCATCTCaccagggttcgaaattggcaatggtccgctggccattggccacccaaaatcacgtcggactagctaaaaatcataaaattctgaagttactagtccgtctggctagccaaaatattgcttcagtgttaaaattgattctaagtagtccgcctggctagttaaaaagaAAGTTAAGCGCGACCCCTGCATACATGCAGCAATGTTACTGTAAGAACGATTTGTACAAATACAGATTTGCAAAGAAAGCTAGCTGGCTGCGTGCATTCGTGCAcattgtaaaatgtacatgttgaAACAGCCATGCAGTGTTTGCCTGAAGTGGCTGTCGTGTGCCAATGCAGATATGATAACTGATCGGCTCCATGGATGACAGCAAAAACAAAGTTGAAACATGAGGACGCCAAGTATCCATTCGCTGATAACATCAGGCTCTCGGATATCCTGTGTATTAGTATCGGTATCCAGTCAGTCTTGCTGGCTACaggcaattctttttttttctttcttttcctttttcaaatATCTCTGGCACATTTCACACGTAATTTTATGCTAACAGTCCTAGCCCACCCCTCAATATTCTGTGCCACTTGTACCCTTTGAGCCAGCTCCTCCTTCTCATCTGCAAGAAATtagaaagagaataataaaaatgtgtgaCACTAATCTCCATATCATTTGAAAGCCCAATAGAAAGTTGATcaaaaaatccccccccccaaaaaaaaagccaacaacAGAAAGCAGAGAGTCTTGAAACAAAGCTACAACATGCCATGGGATTTGTTGAAATGAGAGAGgaagtaaaaagaagaaaagacttGAAGTGAAGCTACATTTTACTGGATCCTCTCTGTGAAGCTTGCACACACTGTACACACCactctacatgtatatctggCAGTAATCCAGACCGTTAGATAGAGAAAGTTTGCGACGTTGCCATGGTTTCGGTTGACTGAGATCACTTCCTTCCTCCAGCGTCTATGACGCCAGCTGTCTCTCAGTTACATTTCGATACTATCATTGCCtttggaaaacaaaaatacgatacaaaatggaaaaaaaaatgaaaagatgatcTGTGTAAAGAAAACATTTCTCATAAGATAGCAGTGGTAAAATTTTGAGTGAGATTTCACATCGTTTTGGCACGGTGATTTTTCAAAAGAAGCTCTTTAGgttcattttcttgtttgtatGTTAGTGCTTTTTATCCTGCAGTCTAGAACATATGGATGCCAGCAATCGTGCATGCGTGGTGTGGTGTCTTGACATGTCATTGTCCATAGATAGTATTTGAAAAGCAATTTcgcaaaacttcggaataatgccCTCATATGATGCATGGGAGAACAAATTAATTTGCCAGAAATAGAGACCAATGTGTTAGTTCATAATAGATTCCAACTCCTTTCATCTGAAAAGTGAAAAGTAGCCTGCAGCCACAATGTGTGGTCCCATGCACCCATATTTGTGTCAGTAGCTTTGTGAGTCTATTGTGTGCGTTCTACAGCATAACAGGTTTTCAGGGTTTTATGATCAGCTCAACATTGCTTATAGGCCTACTCCTCCTGTATGGAGATTGATATCGATACAATGTATCTTGAAAGAGTGGGTGGTTTCTTCTTAAAATATGGTTTTCATTTTAAGAAACTACATATAATGAGGCTTGTTTGACTGAAAGTTATTTGAGTGCTTACCAGTGCTTTTTAAATGAGTGAATGCATGATCAGTTAAGAAAGTGTAatctttatttatatttttcctGTGGAAGGGCctgtggaagggggggggggggggggggaggtcttTACCCCGTAATGGAAGCTCAGTGCGTTTATAGTAAGAGTGCTTGTCACATTACGAGATAATTTTTTTGACATAACCTCTTCGTCCTTGTAGTGTCCTCAAATTGCATTGACAAGATATttaggtacaatgtattttaggTAGGGCCtgaatatgatttcttttttttctgttttgatgaaaagaaTTTCCTACGTGTTCTGGAGTATTTTTAGAACCCATCTTGTCTGTCCACCACCCACATGTATACAAGGGCCATGCCAaaatgagaaattgaaaacaggACACAGCAATTTTGGGGCGAAATTTGAGCGACATCGTCCAAATTAGGCCTTCCAATGCCCATGTAAGTGTTTAATTCCAACCACAGCTATTCTTAGCCAGACGGCCGAGCTACTGTGTTCCCTTGCAATGCATttcatatatatgatatatacagaCGAAGGGACAGACGGCCGATATGTTTTATAGAGAGCAGAGTTTGAGTGTTAACGGGCTGGTGATGACAGATACATCTATAGATAAATACAtggttgtgggtgtgtgtgctgGAGTGAGAGGGAAAGAGAGCGAGAGTgggagggagagaagggggaggaggtGAAAGATATGGCAAGAGAAAGAATCGTAAGaatgaagtttaaaaaaaatgtttttaatctAAGTTTTTTGAAAGAATTTGTACTATTTTTATGTTCATGTGCATACATAGTAAACACTTCTATAGCGCACAGTCCACCAAAAATGCTCAAGGCGCATAAAATAGAAGAGGAAATATAATACTGTATGTATAAATATtgtatagagagatagatatagatatatatgtttagatatgtatatatatatatatatgtatatatatatatatatatatatgtatatatatatatatatatatatatagctagatatatatccatatatgttatatatacatgtatatacatacttaTATTGAGAGAGATATATGGAGAGAgataacagagagagagatcgaATCATAGGAACGTGAGAGGAAAAGGTGTGGGTGAAAATAGAAAGTGACTGGATTCCGCCCGGCTGTGATGTGACGGTGATGCATAGGTCAGCGAGTAAACTGGAGAGAGAGATACTGTAAGCCTACAAAGGGACAGAGGAGAGATCGAGaaatagaaacagaaagagGGAAAGATTGAGGCAATGACAGGGATGGAGggagtgagaaaagaaaaagaagaagaaggaggaggaggaagaagaaaagggcAAAATTTCATGTTAGATGGAGAGACAGAAGACAGGAGAGGAATTGGCCACAATTTAAAGCATTTATTCTGCGAAAGACAAAAATAATCCTCAATATTAACAACCCGAGGCTTCCGCATACATATTATGCTCACATTATATCTGCCAGGAAATGGGGTagggctctttttttttctccaacccaagaaggggggggggggggggagcatgtATGGAGGGGCTCACTTTCTCACCATCACAAGTTGGGAAGGGTAGTGTTCTCTGGTTTCCCCTCATACGGCTATTTTTGGTTGACGTGCCGACGTGAGTCATGGGCCTAATGGGTGACTGTGCAAAGCGCTTTATACTTTACAGCACTGagaacacacacagacactctTCACCCatacctacatacatacatacatacaaacatgcaaacatacacacacaactaaTGCATGCAACATTGAAAATTAACCTTTTCATATGTGTGCCACAACATAGAATTCATGTGACGTTGCATCGAGTTGTTTTCTTCGTTGAGACAAATTAAGACATCAAGGTTGAAGCATGTAACCCAATCTTCCACGAAAGCAGGCTGAGGTCTTGTTTATTTCGGCGTTCCACGGACAAACCATGTGCAATTAATTTCATCGTCCTGATTTACGCAGAGGTCACATGCCCATGTATAGTAGATTCACCCTGCATACTAGTACGTGTTTCTTCGACATAATGTGGCAGTAGTGcaatcatgttgttgttttagacACCCTCATAACAGTATCTGAAATCAAATTGTTTGTCTCTGAATGATTTTGAGTGTTTTGTCCTTGTTTCAAATTAAGTTGAATAGCACATTCTGATTCCAGGGAAGAGTCTCTAAAAGGATACCCCGAAAGCTCAAAATGTCTCccgtgatttattttttttctcccttgccAAGTTGCGGTCTCTTGGATATGCTTACGGCACTCTTCTCGGTAGTGTGTTGACGTACGGTGCGACACAACTCTCATTTATAAATTAATCATGACGTAGGCCCATTACCAGTTATTACCCCTTTCTGAGAGTACACTTGCAGTCTTCCAAGAAAAACCAAGGGATATTCTAATCTGATGACATgtaaaaacagtgtgtgtgtgtcctcttGACTCTCTGGTCACTTCTTGTCCATGTTGTACTGATGCTTATTTAATGATGcataaaagagaatgaaaatggCAAAAGGGGCACTCCATTTCTTGTATCGATGATCCCTATATCTTTCTATCCCATTTTAAACATGTcctgcattgtatgaaaatggtTCAGTGTGTGCGGCTGGAGGGAAACGATACATAGATGATGACATTACCCCCAGTCCTGCAGAGGAAAATTCCAAAACATgacatatatacaatatatatcatacatggGCAGCGATTGTTAGGCTCAACTCTTGGTTATATTCCTTTAACTTAGAATGCTGAGCAGTGCTCAAGTGGTCAGCTTTCGGATAATCATGCAAACGTTAAATGACTAGAGGAAATATTTCACTAGCAAAGTGTGAGAAAGTTATGGATTTTGACACTTTACCTTTAATATATCTATGTgatatgcataatatgtatatatatttttgtgagtCTTGAGtaattgaatgaaaacaaagataTTTAGATTGATTAactattttgttattttttctctcgTTTTATTTTCATCCACCTACAGCTTCACCCCTCCCTCTCCAAGACCTGTGCAGACGATGTGTACGTGTCTCGGTCGGCAAGGAGAACCTAGAGAATGTCTACCAGCTCCCGTTACCGGGCATGGTCAAACGCTACCTCCTCTACCAATGAACTCGCGGTGCCTgtcaaagtaaaaaacaaacgaagAACAAAATAGAAACAATCACCTAGATGGACAATAAAGCAGAAATTAAAATGATGGTACATTCGAAAGATGCTCATCATAATCTATCCGTCCGGGAGACTCATTGGCCATCGCATCTGTCTCCGATAGCTTCTTGTTCGAGTCTGTTCGCGCCGGCCCAAATGCAACCAAGTCGACGTTGAGCCTCCCTTGTCGCAGGCTTTGCACCAAGCTTTCGCAAAGACCATTTGTGAAAAAGTGATCTGGATGGGCTATTGCAGCATTGAAGTGTGGAGTTGCTCGTCACAGACAAAGTTTCACACAACAAGAGGTGAAAAGGCAAGTCGACGACAGCGAACAAGAATGTTGGGAGCGATACCGTCGAGCTTAGGTGGACGAAGAAAACGTGGTATCTAGTACAACTCAAAATGGAGGAACCACCTTAGAAACGGGACATCCTCCgatatctattttcttttctttttttttattatttctgttTGCCTACCTATTTGTGCCTCCAGCGGGTCTGCGGTCGATGTAGGCATATGTTGGTGTCATGGCAACGCTCACAATTCCTGCCCGGCGACCTTCTGCGCATCTCAATTGCTCGTGTCTGCGCCCATCATCCCTCCTCCTGTGGGCAGCTCACCAGTGTCTTAATGCTGCAGTGGACAGACACAACACACAATGGGCATGGAGAAACACAAGCCGCTGCACAAATGCAAGATGCAAATTATGGTACACCACTGTAATTTGCTCCTGGATTCATCATATATTATTGAGATGGAAAAAGCAGAATATATAATCAACGAACAGGGAGCTTATTCAGGAAAATGAGAAAGTCATTTGCCCTCTGACCTCTTAGGGCACCACTTCCTGAACTCTTGAAATTCGTGGGCATTGCATTGTTTGCAGTGGATGGAAGGGAATGTTCATAGTGGACATGGCAAGAACTCCAGCATGCCGATTTCCTCCGAAAGCGAAGCTATTACTCCTGGAAAATTTTGCACCACGAGGGCAGGCCAGCACTTTTGATCTGCACACGAGGTTCGCCGCAATCTGTCAGAATCATGTGAAAAACatcatgtcattttttaatttttttttgttggagtCGGCATGTGTATCGTTTCATCACAGCTTTCttcttttattgtatttttctgttgttgGGTGACCCTTGTCATGATCAGATAGGGCACCACTGCACCGAGTAGATTCTTCATCTTTTCATTGTACGGCCGTGTGCCGGTAAAAGAAACAAGTAAGAATTCGGTTCTCGGCAGGCACGTACAAATATTCAGGTCATGTGAATCTGAGACATGTGTTTCTATTGCTGTATTTGTTCACGTCAACATTTTTTGTGAATGCTACGACAAACTGCCACCCTCTCTAACACTAATGGCAATAAGCGAGAGAggaatgtacatgtgtgtatctTAGCCACACCCACCAATTTTAACCCAAAGTCGTCAGGCCAAGGGCTGCATATTTAAGAGATGTTTACAAtcatttcgtcattttttttcttcttgcgtGAAATTGTCTAGATCTTTGTATTttataaatgttttttttttttggttgtttcttatcttaagaaaaaaagtgtgtgaTGAATATTTTTCAGAATTTGTTGTGTATCCTAttattttcccctctctctttttctttttaaatgcaCCTGTTTAGAGAGGGATTAATAGTGTAATTCCATTCATGTATAACCTGTCAAAGCGTAAGACGGGTTGACATGAAGGATCAGTTGGTCACAGATGTACAACTTGACGCCagtcacaaaaaaaagagaagatcaaTGATATGCTTCCATACTAGGCATGTTAGAACCAAGTGCCGAAGTGACCAAATACATTTTTTTACTCTATACCTCAAGGCACAAGGCATCGCGTggacatgtacaaaaaaacgTAGGCTTCTAAAAGTATTCATGTACCAGTGAGGGGAATGAGCGAATGTAAGAAGTGCCCAAGTCATTCTTAACTGgtaccattttattttttgttgctcTATTCAAAAGCCTTTGTATAGTTTTGGGAATTGGCGAGGGAAACTAGACAAAGacaaatatatgtgtatatatgtcaATGGTACTTTGTATTTCTGTTATGAACATATGGGCAAAAGTCATTGTATTACACACTTTTAAGCAGAGTCGGATAATTGTCAGCAAAACCATTTCAAACTATTAACATATTTAGTTGTCATAAGctcactacttttttttttttttttggttatatGCTGGTTACAAAGAGTCAATTGTATCAGTCCGACATATTAAGTTTTATGTGGGTATGTTCTACAGCATACATGGTGTGGTCTTACCTATAAAGTGTGCGTTTGCAGAAGCCTGCATGGAAACTGGTTATTTTGACTTTTCAGAACAAAATCTAGCCAGCATCTATCATTGTAGCATTGTTTTTAAAACTATACTTGGGTTTTTATGAATAACTGCTGACttcatttgttgaaatgttgatatttcttctctctatctctgtctatctgtccctctctctttctctcttgtatTTCTGAAGTGTATTAACTTGCATTAATAATGACATGCTGCAATTTTTACCTATCTGATGTGCAACTTCAAGGTTTGGCCGAAATGTGAAGTGTGTTTTgtgattttattatcattttttattcccCATTTACCGTGCATCACATACTATGGAGACGTTGTGAGAATAGAGACATTTTAACTTTGTTGTGAGTTGACCAAAACTAGACCAGATATAGGCAGGCCGCACTCTTTTAACTACACAATATAGTTATTTGCTGGGCAGCGTTAAAGTTTCCACAGGGAAAGAACAGTACTTTGAGCAatgccattttgtttgtttgtttttttaatttctgttgACCTCAAAgtcttttgctgttgttttttgtggaGGGAGGATGCTGCAAATAAGGGACTAGAGTTGAGACTAGGTAGAAAATTACAAGACGTATAATGCAACATTCTTGTTTATAAATGCATACCAATTTGAATTTGCCTTAATTCTGGACAACCCCCTGACTCTGAATGGAGCGAATCATTGAATAATGTGCTGCATATATTATATCTGTGTGGAACGTCTCATTCCGAACATTAACTTTACACAACAGAGACAAAATTACATAAAAGAGTATCATATATTATGCAGTATATAGTTGTGATATGTCTTCATGTAGTTCTAGATAACAGTAGCAGGGAGTTGAAAGCGTAGCATAATTTGACTTTATCTTGTATCATCGTTCCACGGACTTACACGGTGATATATATGCctagacgtgtgtgtgtgtgatgagtgGAGAAGGCTTTGACGCAGACATACGGTACACAAATATCCACCCCCTTCCACATTTAACCTTGCCAGCTCTAGTTCAGAGAAGCCCGAAACCAAATATAGACACGTGTTCGTCGtagggatagatagatagcaagaaagagagatagagagatagaaagagagagagagagagggagggagagagggagagactgCAATGAAATACCATGCCCTGTTGAAAACCCAAGACATAGGGTATGTACATTATGTCATATTGACCCCTTTAAAactcctccccaccccacccccactgCTCTGAAGGTGTTAAAAACGTGTATATAAAACTTTTGCAACTATGCCCTCAATATGCCTTTATTTGACAATGTCAATTTTAACCATTTTGATGCAAAAAGTcaacttttttaaaaaaaagaagacgtaGAGAGAATTCCATCTTTTATACTAAACTTTTATACTGTGTAAACTTAATTTGAtgtcactgttgttgttgttgagaatGACTGTATGGCAACATGCAATTAAAGATAATGTGCTCAGTTGACATTCAATACCTATGATGCATTCTACCGTGTAAAGGTTATCCTTTTCATAGTTTGTGGAGATGACCTTTTACGTTGCATACGTTtacagtttgtttgtgtttacttGTTTGTGTAAGCCTTACTATATTCGGTATGTCTCGTTTGACGTCAATCTCGTCTCTCATTATGCGGCAGACGTGAGTCTCTTCTTACGAAAATGGTGCTACAATTGTGGGAGTGGCGGCCTGCGACAAAATGTCGAGGCGGTGTGTTTCCCCTACGgcaatgaatagaaaaaaaaaaatgcaaaatgcgactctttaaaaaaaaaaacagtcaagTGATGTGTCTGTATGGCTGCCTACAGAACCAGTGCAATAGataacttctcttttttttgtcacatgtaAAGGGATCAATTCacttatttttgtgtgatttttgcTATGAAGATTTCTTGTTGCCtcagatgaaagaaaacaaaaacctgcCTTCGGTGCTGGTGGCACGAGAATAACAGAATTGGAAACTACACTCGCTTTTTAGACAAATGTGCATGAGACACTCTTTCTTTATCATTCACTGAAGAACTTGAGGCCATCTTATGAGACTGTAattggctttttttttggggggggggggagttgtaGAAGGATGGTATGTGCGTAATATGCCGTTCATACTTGTAACATGTCGCACAAGAAAGTAGTTTTGTTTCAAGAATTatgggaggttttttttttttttttttttaatgtgctgtTCCCATACCACTTGCCATATTAGTGTGAAGTTGTCCTATTCATTTTTAATCAGGGTCTTTTGagtctttgttttcttgttccCCAGTTGTCCGAGATAGTCTTgttgccttttttctttttctttttttgttttgtttatcgTAATGTATGAATAACGAATCCATCGCAGGAATTCGAGTGACTGGCCCACTCAGCaatgagacaaaacaaaagcaataccTCCCAAGCTGAAAGAAGTTTTCAGTTTAAAATGGCAGTGCTTTCTTTTTAAAGGTTTgcgttagagagagagagaggaagttACTTGTCACTGCGTAAAGAGAAGCATTTCTCCTCTCTTGTTGTCCTTATTCAGGGTATAATCTGATTTCTGTTACAAAATTAGATCTCTCAAGCAGATTGTCTGC of Diadema setosum chromosome 15, eeDiaSeto1, whole genome shotgun sequence contains these proteins:
- the LOC140238808 gene encoding protein gustavus-like, which gives rise to MRQVANTAGNCMSRSLVMGQKVSGGMKQVAREPSKALHRELTYSDDLQKPNRLDMLLDMPAADKDTQQKYAWNEEDRSLNIFVKEDDPLTFHRHPVAQSTDCIRGKVGFTRGLHVLEVSWNSRQRGTHAVVGVATASAPLHCVGYQSLVGSNSESWGWDLGRKKLFHDSKHKTGHQYPLAGHSDGFTVPDTFQMILDMDEGTLSFSANGQFLGIAFRGLKGRKLFPIVSAVWGHCEITLRYVGGLEPSPLPLQDLCRRCVRVSVGKENLENVYQLPLPGMVKRYLLYQ